In a genomic window of Diabrotica undecimpunctata isolate CICGRU chromosome 2, icDiaUnde3, whole genome shotgun sequence:
- the LOC140435056 gene encoding uncharacterized protein, which yields MPISSSAATVEKKKAFKLQNPVKSIDHNERQAEKNLLKIGPALPGKTKRNFYVRSHSTLNASAITKIHDTPVFCEAVTLRTHSDGLLHVSRVQEEKETHPDRISLDRRGLNSIPIIDGEPKLRLLSMQHNLVTSLEMIAKQSFPTLVFLDIYDNQLEQIQYLDELTNLRVLLMGKNRIKKIEGLDNLTNVEVLDLHGNQISQVGGLSSLTSLKVLNLAGNQIRIIGVKDIEGLQSLQELNLRRNRLKKLLGFAEVPNLVKLFLSNNDLQCVEDISSLAKSSNIKEISIDNNPVLLGGDCISFLVSYLPLLNKLNSMQITEQVRKAAMAWRRNKEVSNSTFMDLTNDVSLTCRREEVISNARTNWEFLRSQTKCLTNNGNVVEKSLKNLKPDLDFIMTPLRKSTSTPIRPVKSKSCTKVPVLPDKKFNLLRTSSQETENSQNTSSSNEYFKLPPILVPIINKMEEKSSDQGKPGSLTSVGPNIDSSVSSVASSSEVDAAETTCSCISKESDSDNESECDVDIIADELMKKIPQDDSLVKSTDFEECRIKNCGSADTSSVLSGVTTLSNISNPSNSSGENLSKTFTRNIRSAVHSKTIPTKCLSRAVTAKTKKQSSPALPKDREQGGDYLIEICGRHLNVYGQGALRFIDKIWNVSKAQDVTTIKFNYVNFNSVTGVLSKIKHRFPNVGHFVFKETNITCLGQLNALAETQGLTSLCIDSEGNPICEKKWESYAIFRLAHWGLKNINDKEITETDIKAANDEYQGLSDLVLWSLPDGLLQPLLVRMRIDISNNAFDQDAKKWLLNADPDLKSVISKEALQWKKPSLSQEENTIRYKAKQQISHVLDDMANAMNKLVILDEQWPNILHNFVQNTLLDYSQLDLYMKQKMQELSK from the exons ATGCCAATTAGTAGTAGCGCGGCTACTGTT GAAAAGAAGAAAGCATTTAAATTACAAAATCCAGTAAAAAGCATTGATCATAATGAGCGACAGGCTGAAAAGAATCTTTTAAAGATAGGTCCTGCTTTGCCAGGAAAAACCAAACGCAATTTTTATGTTAGGTCACATAGTACTTTGAATGCATCTGCTATTACAAAAATACATGATACTCCAGTATTTTGTGAAGCAGTTACTTTACGTACACATTCTGATGGATTGTTACACGTATCACGAgtacaagaagaaaaagaaacacaTCCTGATAGGATTAGTTTAGATAGACGTGGACTGAACTCAATTCCAATTATTGATGGAGAGCCTAAGCTCCGTCTGTTATCTATGCAACATAATTTAGTTACTTCTTTAGAAATGATTGCAAAACAGTCATTTCCTACCTTAGTTTTTTTAGATATTTATGACAACCAATTAGAGCAGATCCAGTACTTAGATGAGTTGACAAACTTAAGGGTTTTGTTAATGGGAAAAAACag AATTAAAAAGATAGAAGGACTAGATAATCTTACAAATGTAGAAGTTCTTGATCTTCATGGCAACCAAATATCCCAAGTTGGAGGTTTATCAAGTTTAACAAGTTTGAAAGTGCTCAATTTGGCAGGTAACCAAATTCGAATTATTGGTGTTAAAGATATAGAAGGCCTGCAATCTTTACAAGAATTAAATTTGAGAAGAAATAGGCTAAAGAAATTGCTTGGATTTGCCGAAGTTCCTAATTTAGTTAAATTATTTCTTAGCAATAATGATTTGCAATG TGTAGAAGACATAAGCAGTTTAGCCAAATCTTCAAATATTAAAGAAATATCAATAGACAATAATCCAGTATTATTGGGAGGAGACTGTATATCTTTTTTGGTATCTTATTTACCTCTTCTAAATAAACTCAATTCAATGCAAATAACTGAACAAGTGCGAAAAGCTGCCATGGCGTGGAGAAGAAATAAAGAAGTCTCCAATTCCACATTTATGGATCTCACCAATGACGTCTCATTAACATGTCGACGAGAAGAAGTTATCTCTAATGCTAGAACAAACTGGGAATTTTTAAGATCTCAAACAAAATGTTTAACAAACAATGGCAATGTTGttgaaaaaagtttaaaaaatcttAAGCCAGATTTAGATTTTATTATGACTCCTTTACGTAAATCTACATCTACTCCTATTAGACCTGTTAAATCAAAGTCATGTACGAAAGTTCCTGTTTTACCTGATAAGAAATTTAATCTATTAAGAACCTCTTCTCAAGAAACTGAAAATTCTCAGAATACTTCATCATCGAACGAATATTTTAAACTTCCTCCTATATTGGTACCtattataaacaaaatggaaGAAAAATCTTCAGATCAAGGAAAACCAGGTAGCCTTACTAGTGTTGGTCCCAATATAGACAGCTCTGTCAGTTCAGTGGCAAGTAGTAGTGAAGTTGATGCTGCTGAAACAACATGTTCATGCATTTCTAAAGAATCTGATTCAGATAATGAATCAGAATGTGATGTTGATATTATAGCAGACGAACTAATGAAAAAAATTCCGCAAGA CGATTCTTTAGTAAAATCTACCGACTTTGAAGAATGTAGAATAAAAAATTGTGGATCCGCCGATACTTCTAGTGTTCTGTCTGGAGTAACCACACTCTCAAATATTTCGAACCCAAGTAATTCTAGTGGAGAGAATCTTAGCAAGACttttacaagaaatattagaAGTGCCGTGCACAGTAAGACGATACCAACCAAATGCCTTTCTAGAGCAGTTACTGCCAAGACAAAGAAACAGAGTTCACCCGCTTTGCCAAAAGATAGAGAACAAG GTGGTGATTACCTTATAGAAATTTGTGGCAGACATTTAAATGTTTACGGACAAGGCGCGTTAAGGTTTATTGACAAAATTTGGAACGTCAGTAAGGCACAAGATGTGACAACAATAAAATTTAACTACGTTAACTTTAACAGCGTAACTGGAGTACTGAGCAAAATTAAACATAGATTCCCTAATGTCGGACATTTCGTGTTCAAAGAAACTAATATCACTTGTTTGGGACAATTGAATGCCCTAGCTGAAACTCAAGGTCTAACTTCATTGTGTATTGACTCTGAAGGAAATCCAATTTGTGAGAAAAAGTGGGAAAGTTATGCTATTTTCAGATTGGCGCATTGGGgactaaaaaacataaatgataaagag ATAACCGAAACCGACATAAAAGCAGCGAATGATGAATATCAAGGTCTAAGCGATTTAGTTCTTTGGTCTCTTCCCGACGGTCTTCTACAACCGCTCTTAGTGCGGATGAGAATTGACATAAGCAACAACGCTTTCGATCAAGATGCGAAAAAATGGTTACTTAATGCAGATCCAGACTTAAAAAGTGTTATCAGTAAGGAGGCGCTTCAGTGGAAGAAGCCTTCACTCTCACAG GAAGAAAATACTATTCGATATAAGGCAAAACAACAAATTTCCCATGTACTCGACGATATGGCCAATGCGATGAATAAGTTAGTGATATTGGACGAACAATGGCCGAATATACTACACAACTTTGTTCAAAATACCTTACTGGATTACTCACAGTTAGATTTATATATGAAGCAAAAAATGCAAGAATTGAGTAAGTGA
- the LOC140435053 gene encoding GDP-fucose protein O-fucosyltransferase 2-like codes for MNTLFGHKLHLKCMTIVLIFCIVRIHSTNSEDFCFKNEQNCSLSSKRYLLYDVNRPEGFNLRRDVYMRLAVLAHKMRQSSNSELNSFSLVLPPWSHLIHWTYRDYPEQIPWGLYFDIESLKKFAPVIEMYEFFDIYPNKYTKVVIDEVYNLQHFEDMFETGNFEERMNIEKCQRTYDKTYLFYKNITAKDVKCLSYHGPATKLTELFVNTSAKIILLNHAEVTLHDFFGSKVYWEARRSMRFSKELKLIANEFRKTVLNSTDASDNTLLPEIWTDEKPKRNAIGGPYVGIHLRRRDFVRSRPTEAPSLEKAADQIKKVLNNLDLKTVFVATDGTQEEFNDLASFLQGYNVVKYRAPSKIEKKYKDGGLAIIDQIICSYARYFIGTHESTFSFRIQEEREILGFPVDTTYNVFCTSSGCQKPSVWEIVY; via the exons ATGAATACTTTATTTGGCCATAAGTTACATTTGAAGTGCATGACGATTGTGTTGATATTCTGTATTGTAAGAATACATTCCACTAATTCAGAagacttttgttttaaaaatgaacaaaattgttCCCTAAGCTCAAA GCGATATTTACTATATGATGTTAACAGACCTGAAGGGTTCAATCTAAGAAGAGATGTCTATATGCGTCTTGCTGTCTTAGCACATAAAATGAGACAATCATCCAATAGTGAATTGAATTCATTTTCTTTAGTCCTCCCTCCATGGTCACACCTAATTCACTGGACTTATAGAGACTACCCTGAGCAAATCCCATGGGGACTTTATTTTGACATAGAAAGTCTAAAAAAATTTGCACCTGTAATAGAAATGTATGAATTTTTTGATA taTATCCAAATAAATACACTAAAGTAGTTATTGATGAAGTATATAACCTGCAACATTTTGAGGATATGTTCGAAACTGGAAATTTCGAAGAAAgaatgaatattgaaaaatgcCAAAGAACGTatgataaaacttatttattttacaagAATATAACAGCTAAAGACGTTAAATGCTTGTCGTATCATGGACCAGCCACGAAACTGACAGAATTGTTTGTAAACACCAGTGCCAA AATTATACTACTAAACCATGCAGAGGTAACACTTCATGATTTTTTTGGAAGTAAAGTATATTGGGAAGCTAGAAGAAGTATGAGATTTAGCAAGGAACTGAAACTAATTGCAAATGAATTTAGAAAAACTGTTCTAAATTCAACAGATGCATCGGATAACACTCTTCTTCCTGAAATCTGGACTGATGAAAAA CCAAAGCGAAATGCAATTGGAGGACCATATGTAGGCATACATCTTAGAAGAAGAGATTTCGTCAGAAGTCGACCAACAGAAGCTCCATCTCTTGAAAAAGCCGCTGATCAAATCAAGAAGGTTTTAAATAACCTCGATTTAAAAACTGTATTTGTTGCTACCGATGGTACTCAGGaag AGTTCAACGATTTAGCAAGTTTTCTTCAAGGATACAACGTAGTGAAATATAGAGCGCCTtctaaaattgagaaaaaatacaAAGACGGTGGCTTGGCAATTATTGATCAAATAATTTGCTCTTATGCTAGGTATTTTATTGGAACCCACGAAAGCACATTCTCGTTTCGAATTCAAGAAGAGAGGGAAATTTTAGGTTTCCCAGTCGATACTACTTACAACGTTTTTTGTACCAGTAGTGGTTGTCAGAAGCCTTCAGTTTGGGAaatagtttattaa